From Actinomycetota bacterium, a single genomic window includes:
- a CDS encoding AAA family ATPase — MRTCPNCGRESPADFAFCPHCAAPLGEPEPAGGEVRKTVTVLFADVTGSTSLGERLDPESMRRVMGRYFNEMRAVLERHGGTVEKFIGDAVMAVFGVPVVHEDDALRAVRAAAEMRDALRLLNKELERDFGTQIAARIGVNTGEVVAAQGARAEHLVTGDAVNVAARLEQAAAPGDVLIGETTHRLVRDAVEAEPVEPLALKGKAEPVAAHRLVLVHPLAAGLARRMDSPMVGRDRQLRQLGEAFESAVEDRACYLFTVLGSAGVGKSRLIQEFLGSVSEEATVLRGRCLSYGEGITFWPVAEAIAQAARVDEIHGPDEAGSRLLSLLEPEDEAPLVADRLLQVLGLGDSSAPTQEMFWAVRRLFESMARRRPLAVVVDDIHWAEPTLLDLIEHIADWTRDAPILLVCPARPELLDTRPGWGGGKLNATTILLEPLSAEESDTLVTNLLGQADLAEEARARITEAAEGNPLFVEQMLAMLIDDGLLVRREDGRWRTSGDLSLVAVPPSVQALLAARLDRLGSEERDVIGRAAVEGKEFHAAAVEALLPEGARSRASELLRGLVRRELIRPSRGSFPGQEAYRFRHQLIRDAAYEAVPKGERADLHRRFAGWLEVMAGDRAQEYEEFVGYHLEQAHRFRSELGPVVGDDLEVARRAGTLLAAAGHRAEGRGDALAARNLLGRAIALLTPPDPVRVRALINLNRALFVSSEFAEAGKMLEEAVDEARALPDRRLEIRAELERWQLRSQADPEFSVQDAEAFARRAVIELEELGDDEGLAHAWLLVSNGPWIRAQWSRMREPLGRAIEYARRAGDLQLERWLEGWRMTTLLWGETPAEDALPVVREWLERSKDSLVGEATARRIMAGFLALIGEFDEARGHLERAREISRDVGQTISLATLGFHYGPLELLAGDPVAAERELRPGVEELKRIGERGWLSSLAPILAEALYRQGRFDEADEFAALGRDAANPQDNGAQFWWRTVKAKLLAAGGDLEGAEQLAREAVELVLATDEVAHQGDAYMDLAEVLRMAGRTEGAAAALRQAIDRYKGKGATVPAARAREALASLAV; from the coding sequence GTGCGGACCTGCCCCAACTGTGGACGGGAGAGCCCGGCGGATTTCGCCTTCTGTCCCCATTGCGCCGCACCCCTCGGCGAGCCGGAGCCGGCGGGGGGCGAGGTCCGCAAGACCGTCACCGTCCTGTTCGCGGACGTGACCGGCTCGACGTCGCTGGGGGAGCGCCTGGACCCCGAGTCCATGCGCAGGGTCATGGGCCGCTACTTCAACGAGATGCGGGCCGTCCTGGAGCGCCACGGCGGAACCGTGGAGAAGTTCATCGGCGACGCGGTCATGGCCGTGTTCGGCGTTCCGGTGGTCCACGAGGACGACGCCCTCCGGGCGGTGCGGGCGGCGGCGGAGATGCGCGACGCGTTGCGCCTGCTGAACAAGGAGCTGGAACGCGACTTCGGGACCCAGATCGCGGCGCGCATCGGGGTGAACACCGGAGAGGTCGTGGCCGCCCAGGGCGCCCGCGCCGAGCACCTGGTGACCGGCGACGCGGTGAACGTGGCGGCACGGCTGGAGCAGGCCGCCGCGCCCGGGGATGTCCTGATCGGCGAAACGACGCACCGGCTGGTGCGCGACGCGGTGGAGGCCGAGCCAGTCGAGCCGCTGGCCCTGAAGGGGAAGGCCGAACCCGTGGCCGCCCACCGGCTGGTCCTGGTGCATCCGCTGGCGGCCGGGCTGGCCCGCCGGATGGACTCGCCGATGGTGGGCCGGGACCGGCAGCTCCGCCAGCTGGGCGAGGCCTTCGAATCGGCCGTGGAGGACCGGGCCTGCTACCTGTTCACGGTCCTCGGCTCGGCCGGCGTCGGGAAGTCCCGCCTGATCCAGGAGTTCCTGGGGTCGGTGTCCGAAGAGGCCACGGTCTTGCGGGGCCGGTGCCTCTCCTACGGCGAGGGCATCACGTTCTGGCCGGTGGCAGAGGCCATCGCCCAGGCCGCCCGCGTCGACGAGATCCACGGCCCCGACGAGGCCGGGTCCCGGCTCCTGTCGCTCCTGGAGCCCGAGGACGAGGCGCCATTGGTCGCGGACCGTCTCCTCCAGGTCCTGGGGCTGGGCGACTCGAGCGCTCCCACCCAGGAGATGTTCTGGGCGGTCCGCCGGTTGTTCGAGTCGATGGCGCGCCGGCGGCCCCTCGCCGTCGTGGTCGACGACATCCACTGGGCCGAGCCGACGCTCCTCGACCTGATCGAGCACATCGCCGACTGGACGCGCGACGCGCCCATCCTGCTGGTCTGCCCGGCCCGCCCGGAGCTGCTGGACACACGCCCGGGCTGGGGTGGCGGCAAGCTCAACGCCACCACCATCCTGCTCGAACCGCTGTCGGCGGAGGAGAGCGACACGCTCGTCACGAACCTGCTGGGCCAGGCCGACCTGGCCGAGGAGGCGCGCGCCCGTATCACCGAAGCCGCCGAGGGCAACCCCCTGTTCGTGGAGCAGATGCTGGCCATGCTGATCGACGACGGCCTGCTGGTCCGGCGGGAGGACGGCCGGTGGCGGACTTCGGGAGACCTCTCGTTAGTCGCCGTGCCGCCCTCCGTGCAGGCACTGCTGGCGGCCCGCCTGGATCGGTTGGGCTCGGAGGAGCGCGACGTGATCGGGCGCGCCGCCGTGGAGGGCAAGGAGTTCCACGCCGCGGCGGTGGAGGCGCTGCTCCCGGAGGGGGCCCGTTCCCGAGCAAGCGAGCTCCTCCGCGGCCTGGTTCGCCGCGAGCTGATACGGCCCAGCCGGGGCTCGTTCCCCGGCCAGGAGGCCTACCGGTTCCGCCACCAGCTGATCCGGGACGCCGCCTACGAGGCCGTCCCGAAGGGCGAGCGCGCCGACCTCCATCGCCGGTTCGCCGGGTGGCTAGAGGTCATGGCCGGCGACCGGGCCCAGGAATACGAGGAGTTCGTCGGCTACCACCTGGAGCAGGCCCACCGGTTCCGGTCCGAGCTGGGCCCGGTCGTCGGGGATGACCTGGAGGTAGCGCGGCGAGCCGGCACGCTGCTGGCGGCGGCCGGCCACCGGGCCGAGGGGCGAGGGGACGCCCTCGCCGCCAGGAACCTGCTGGGCCGGGCCATCGCCCTGCTGACCCCGCCGGACCCCGTCCGGGTTCGAGCCCTCATCAACCTCAATCGCGCCCTGTTCGTCAGCTCGGAATTCGCCGAGGCGGGGAAGATGCTGGAGGAAGCCGTCGACGAGGCACGAGCCCTCCCCGACCGCCGCCTGGAGATCCGCGCGGAGCTCGAGCGGTGGCAGCTCCGCAGCCAGGCCGATCCGGAGTTCTCGGTGCAGGACGCCGAGGCCTTCGCGAGGCGGGCCGTCATCGAGCTGGAGGAGCTGGGGGACGACGAGGGTCTGGCGCACGCGTGGCTGCTGGTGTCGAACGGTCCCTGGATCCGGGCCCAGTGGTCGCGGATGCGGGAACCGCTCGGCCGGGCCATCGAGTACGCCCGTCGGGCAGGCGACCTCCAACTGGAGCGGTGGCTGGAGGGGTGGCGGATGACGACCCTGCTCTGGGGCGAGACCCCCGCCGAGGACGCCCTCCCCGTGGTCCGCGAGTGGCTGGAGCGGTCGAAGGACAGCCTCGTGGGCGAGGCGACCGCCCGCCGGATCATGGCCGGCTTCCTCGCCCTGATCGGTGAGTTCGACGAGGCCCGAGGGCACCTGGAGCGGGCCCGTGAGATCTCCCGGGACGTGGGCCAGACCATCTCGCTGGCCACCCTGGGCTTCCACTACGGTCCCCTGGAACTCCTGGCCGGCGACCCGGTCGCCGCCGAGCGAGAGCTCCGGCCGGGCGTCGAGGAGCTCAAGCGAATCGGCGAGCGGGGATGGCTCTCGTCGCTGGCGCCGATCCTGGCCGAAGCGCTGTACCGCCAGGGCAGGTTCGACGAGGCGGACGAGTTCGCGGCGCTGGGCCGGGACGCTGCGAATCCTCAGGACAACGGCGCACAGTTCTGGTGGCGAACGGTCAAGGCCAAGCTCCTCGCGGCGGGCGGTGATCTCGAGGGAGCCGAGCAACTGGCCCGGGAGGCCGTCGAGCTCGTCCTGGCGACGGACGAGGTCGCTCACCAGGGAGACGCGTACATGGACCTCGCGGAGGTCCTTCGGATGGCGGGTCGCACGGAGGGCGCGGCCGCGGCGCTCCGGCAGGCCATCGATCGCTACAAGGGCAAGGGTGCCACCGTCCCCGCGGCCAGAGCCCGGGAGGCCCTCGCCTCGCTGGCTGTCTGA
- a CDS encoding DNA-3-methyladenine glycosylase I: MEAPKQIRPKGLADYLEVMTKAAFQSGISWKVIEAKWSGFREAFFGFDPERVAELEPPDVDRLVTDTRIVRNRKKIEATVHNAQTMLELDREHGGFRKYLRSFPDFDALVRDMRKRFKFLGDTGSYFFLWVVREPVPPHEEWMAAHRPGRRA, encoded by the coding sequence GTGGAGGCGCCGAAGCAGATCCGGCCCAAGGGGTTGGCGGACTACCTGGAGGTCATGACCAAGGCCGCGTTCCAGAGCGGCATCAGCTGGAAGGTCATCGAGGCGAAGTGGAGCGGCTTCCGGGAGGCGTTCTTCGGCTTCGACCCCGAGCGCGTGGCCGAGTTGGAGCCGCCGGACGTGGACCGGCTGGTCACGGACACCAGGATCGTCCGCAACCGCAAGAAGATCGAGGCCACCGTGCACAACGCCCAGACCATGCTGGAGCTGGACCGGGAGCACGGAGGCTTCCGGAAGTACCTCCGGTCGTTCCCGGACTTCGACGCGTTGGTGCGGGACATGCGCAAGCGGTTCAAGTTCCTCGGCGACACGGGTTCCTACTTCTTCCTGTGGGTGGTCCGCGAGCCGGTCCCGCCGCACGAGGAGTGGATGGCCGCGCATCGGCCAGGTCGCCGCGCCTGA
- the fumC gene encoding class II fumarate hydratase translates to MTEHAQGTRTETDSMGAVEVRTDRYWGAQTERSLHHFAIGDDRMPVEVVRAFGILKKAAALVNRELAKLPEDKAELIVRAADEVIDGKLDDHFPLYVWQTGSGTQSNMNANEVISNRAIELAGGELGSKKPIHPNDDVNMSQSSNDTFPTAIHIAAAQAVVERLVPAVRELRDALARRAEEFSDIVKIGRTHLQDAVPLTLGQEFSGYVAQLDADLKRIDQTLPGLYELAIGGTAVGTGLNAPPEFGERTAAKIAELTGLPFVSAPNKFAALAAHDAIVFAHGAITTLAVSLMKIANDIRWMGSGPRSGLGELDLPENEPGSSIMPGKVNPTQSEAMTMVCCQVMGNDVAVTVAGSQGNFELNVFKPVMARNFLHSVAILSDVCRTFREFCVEGLQPNRERIAELVNGSLMLVTALSPKIGYDKAAEIAKKAHHEGTTLKEATLSLGYLSEDEYDDAVRPERMVGPE, encoded by the coding sequence ATGACCGAGCACGCACAGGGCACGCGCACCGAGACCGACAGCATGGGAGCCGTCGAGGTCAGGACGGACCGGTACTGGGGCGCCCAGACCGAGCGCTCGCTCCACCACTTCGCCATCGGGGACGACCGGATGCCGGTCGAGGTGGTCCGGGCCTTCGGCATCCTCAAGAAGGCGGCCGCGCTGGTGAACCGGGAGCTCGCCAAGCTCCCCGAAGACAAGGCCGAGCTCATCGTGCGCGCTGCCGACGAGGTCATCGACGGCAAGCTCGACGACCACTTCCCCCTGTACGTGTGGCAGACGGGCTCGGGGACCCAGTCGAACATGAACGCGAACGAGGTCATCTCGAACCGAGCCATCGAGCTGGCCGGGGGCGAGCTCGGCTCCAAGAAGCCCATCCATCCGAACGACGACGTGAACATGTCGCAGTCCTCCAACGACACGTTCCCCACGGCCATTCACATCGCCGCGGCGCAGGCCGTGGTGGAGAGGCTGGTCCCCGCCGTCCGCGAGCTCCGCGACGCCCTGGCTCGCCGCGCCGAGGAGTTCTCCGACATCGTGAAGATCGGCCGGACCCACCTCCAGGACGCGGTCCCCCTCACCCTGGGCCAGGAGTTCTCCGGGTACGTTGCCCAGCTCGACGCGGACCTGAAGCGCATCGACCAGACCCTGCCCGGCCTGTACGAGCTGGCCATCGGCGGGACGGCCGTGGGCACGGGGCTGAACGCGCCGCCCGAGTTCGGCGAGCGGACCGCCGCCAAGATCGCCGAGCTCACCGGGCTCCCGTTCGTCTCCGCGCCGAACAAGTTCGCCGCCCTGGCGGCCCACGACGCCATCGTGTTCGCCCACGGCGCCATCACCACGCTGGCCGTCTCGCTGATGAAGATCGCCAACGACATCCGGTGGATGGGCAGCGGTCCGCGCAGCGGCCTGGGCGAGCTGGACCTCCCGGAGAACGAGCCGGGGTCCTCGATCATGCCCGGAAAGGTGAACCCGACCCAGTCGGAGGCCATGACCATGGTGTGCTGCCAGGTCATGGGCAACGACGTGGCCGTCACCGTGGCCGGCTCCCAGGGGAACTTCGAGCTGAACGTGTTCAAGCCGGTGATGGCCCGGAACTTCCTGCACTCGGTGGCCATCCTCTCCGACGTGTGCCGGACGTTCCGGGAGTTCTGCGTGGAGGGATTGCAGCCGAACCGGGAGCGTATCGCGGAGCTGGTGAACGGCTCGCTCATGCTGGTGACGGCGCTGTCGCCCAAGATCGGCTACGACAAGGCCGCGGAGATCGCCAAGAAGGCCCATCACGAGGGCACCACGCTCAAGGAAGCGACGCTGTCGCTCGGCTACCTCTCCGAGGACGAATACGACGACGCCGTCCGCCCCGAGCGCATGGTCGGGCCGGAGTGA
- a CDS encoding DUF2207 domain-containing protein produces MRLAALLKRALAILGVSLFFALTFGALWIPKVFPHLGEKYYDYPQVVVDAFVHPDGSMTVVERRTFDFQKGSFLYAFADIDERQPGDIVGVRVSEGSNGYRPYSPFGGPGPIDPGILSVSDQGDHVDIYWYFKAQDEQRTFVLRYKALCAVNVYPDGAHLYWQFIPADVSEPTHHAVIAVHLPGRFSKVHRPSAPCSPGSEPGRQPPQTSTPLAVGDMRAWGHGPLQGNVRIPNPQTVRLTVDDVPAYQFVEASLLFPKNVVPYEGLTISGIGPDLSTVHSAHEVLLQEERLAAGANATRRRVHAIDVAWRVAAVAFPVMLAGLLIVAWRRDRVPGLPRTMQDPPEDIHPVDLAVLWGSYAHESPTQNAYRAQLLWLAQQGVIQVQADGQVSKPQDIEITFVKEPADGLDSEFTGFLFADKGVGPLKLSQLKGEGSRAKPLREWSKDVRDRMQHRIAKRKKRWESRVMTWAMLVLAVFGIIAATETHRAMVAWLLIPEALVLVGLARWFLHPYLRGDERLRVAKWAAFRRFLRKFSSLPDAPALAVIIWEKYLVYATALGVAHRVVHQVKAIVPEEQLPSPWMGAPRGSMGFLWANSISTHAPVAAAIGSSSGGTSWSGSSGGWSSGGGGGGGFSGGGGGGGGGGGRGAG; encoded by the coding sequence GTGCGCCTCGCTGCCCTGCTCAAGCGCGCCCTGGCGATCCTGGGGGTCTCGCTGTTCTTCGCGCTCACCTTTGGGGCCCTGTGGATCCCCAAGGTCTTCCCGCACCTCGGGGAGAAGTACTACGACTACCCCCAGGTCGTGGTGGACGCGTTCGTGCATCCCGACGGGTCGATGACGGTGGTGGAGCGGCGGACGTTCGACTTCCAGAAGGGGTCGTTCTTGTACGCCTTCGCGGACATCGATGAACGCCAGCCCGGCGACATCGTCGGTGTGCGGGTCAGCGAGGGCAGCAACGGGTACAGGCCCTACTCGCCGTTCGGCGGTCCGGGACCGATCGACCCCGGGATCCTTTCCGTATCGGACCAGGGCGACCACGTGGACATCTACTGGTACTTCAAGGCCCAGGACGAGCAGAGGACGTTCGTGCTGCGGTACAAGGCGCTGTGTGCGGTGAACGTTTACCCGGACGGGGCCCACCTGTACTGGCAGTTCATCCCCGCCGACGTCAGCGAACCGACCCACCACGCCGTCATCGCGGTGCACCTGCCCGGTCGGTTCTCCAAGGTCCATCGCCCCTCCGCGCCGTGCTCCCCGGGGTCGGAGCCGGGCCGTCAGCCTCCCCAGACGTCCACCCCGCTGGCGGTGGGGGACATGCGGGCATGGGGCCACGGACCGCTCCAGGGAAATGTGCGGATCCCGAACCCGCAGACCGTGCGCTTGACTGTGGACGATGTTCCGGCGTACCAGTTCGTGGAAGCGAGCCTGCTGTTCCCGAAGAACGTGGTCCCCTACGAGGGGCTGACGATCTCCGGCATCGGGCCCGACCTCTCCACCGTCCACAGCGCCCACGAAGTGCTGTTGCAGGAGGAGCGCCTTGCGGCGGGGGCCAACGCCACCCGCCGGCGGGTCCATGCCATCGACGTGGCGTGGCGGGTCGCCGCGGTGGCCTTTCCGGTCATGCTGGCCGGGCTGCTGATCGTGGCCTGGCGTCGCGACCGCGTGCCCGGGCTCCCGCGGACGATGCAGGACCCGCCGGAGGACATCCACCCCGTGGACCTGGCGGTGCTGTGGGGCAGCTACGCGCACGAGTCGCCCACCCAGAACGCCTACCGGGCGCAGCTGCTGTGGCTGGCCCAACAGGGTGTCATCCAGGTCCAAGCCGACGGCCAGGTGTCGAAGCCGCAGGACATCGAGATCACCTTCGTGAAGGAACCTGCGGACGGGCTCGACTCGGAGTTCACCGGGTTCCTGTTCGCCGACAAAGGGGTGGGGCCCCTCAAGCTTTCCCAGCTCAAGGGTGAGGGAAGCCGGGCCAAGCCCCTTCGGGAATGGTCCAAGGACGTTCGGGACCGGATGCAGCACCGGATCGCCAAGCGGAAGAAGCGTTGGGAGTCCCGGGTCATGACCTGGGCGATGCTGGTGCTGGCCGTCTTTGGCATCATCGCCGCGACGGAGACGCACCGGGCCATGGTGGCGTGGCTGCTGATCCCGGAAGCCCTGGTGCTGGTGGGCCTGGCCAGGTGGTTCCTCCATCCGTACCTGCGAGGAGACGAGCGTCTCCGCGTGGCCAAATGGGCGGCGTTCCGGCGCTTCCTCAGGAAGTTCTCGTCGCTGCCGGACGCGCCGGCGCTGGCTGTGATCATCTGGGAGAAGTACCTGGTGTACGCCACGGCGCTGGGGGTGGCCCACCGGGTGGTGCACCAGGTGAAGGCCATCGTTCCCGAGGAACAGCTTCCGTCGCCTTGGATGGGCGCCCCGCGGGGCTCGATGGGGTTCTTGTGGGCGAACTCCATCTCCACCCATGCCCCGGTGGCGGCCGCCATCGGCTCGAGCTCCGGCGGGACCAGCTGGAGCGGGTCGAGCGGCGGTTGGTCCTCGGGCGGCGGCGGGGGGGGAGGGTTCAGCGGAGGAGGCGGCGGCGGTGGTGGCGGTGGCGGCCGCGGCGCGGGGTAG
- a CDS encoding pirin family protein: MPARTPENWTSLPRIPAVDATATERPVVGVSDAPTFLEGEGFHVRRATASIDLRFADPFLLLDHMGAVEYAPGEAKGAPDHPHRGFETVTYMMDGQLVHRDSNGGGGLITDGATQWMTAGAGIVHSEMPTEQIVASGGLFHGVQLWVNLPKAEKLTPPRYQDIEASRVEVLASDDAGAVVRLIAGDLGGHAGPGTTHTPITYAHATLQAGARLRVPWREDFNALVYVLAGRGRVGAKERPIHEGQLAMFGPGQAVTVSADRDQESRSPTLEVLLLGGRPIRENIAWYGPFVMNTQEEIIQAVEDYRAGRMGSIPAERTPA; this comes from the coding sequence ATGCCGGCACGGACTCCCGAGAACTGGACCTCCCTTCCGAGGATACCGGCGGTCGATGCCACCGCCACCGAGCGGCCGGTGGTCGGCGTCTCCGACGCCCCCACCTTCCTGGAGGGAGAGGGCTTCCACGTCCGGCGGGCCACCGCGTCCATCGACCTTCGCTTTGCCGACCCGTTCCTGCTGCTGGACCACATGGGGGCGGTCGAATACGCGCCCGGCGAGGCCAAGGGCGCGCCCGACCACCCGCACCGCGGCTTCGAGACGGTCACCTACATGATGGACGGGCAGCTGGTGCACCGGGACTCGAATGGCGGCGGCGGGCTGATCACCGACGGCGCGACGCAATGGATGACGGCGGGCGCCGGGATCGTGCACTCCGAGATGCCAACCGAGCAGATCGTGGCGTCCGGCGGGCTGTTCCACGGCGTGCAGCTGTGGGTGAACCTGCCGAAGGCCGAGAAGTTGACCCCGCCGCGGTACCAGGACATCGAGGCCAGTCGCGTGGAGGTGCTGGCCTCCGACGATGCCGGCGCGGTGGTCCGGCTCATCGCCGGGGACCTGGGGGGCCACGCCGGGCCGGGAACGACCCACACGCCGATCACGTACGCGCACGCGACGCTCCAGGCGGGGGCGCGGCTGCGCGTGCCGTGGCGGGAGGACTTCAACGCGCTGGTCTACGTGCTGGCCGGACGGGGCAGGGTGGGCGCCAAGGAGCGGCCCATCCACGAGGGCCAGCTGGCCATGTTCGGGCCGGGCCAGGCGGTGACCGTGTCGGCGGACCGCGACCAGGAGAGCCGGAGCCCCACGCTCGAGGTCCTGCTGCTGGGCGGGCGACCCATCCGGGAGAACATCGCGTGGTACGGGCCGTTCGTGATGAACACCCAGGAGGAGATCATCCAGGCCGTGGAGGATTACCGCGCCGGCCGTATGGGGTCCATCCCCGCCGAGCGCACCCCCGCCTGA
- a CDS encoding dihydrodipicolinate synthase family protein has translation MSGPLRGTIAAAVTPLGDGGARLDLDGFDRLVEFLVAGGVDGILALGTTGEGIMLSPDERRTAAERFLAESRGRLSVAVHCGAQTTAETVALAAHAAEHGADAVAVIAPPYYPFDDAGLLSHFREAARACHPLPFYVYVFSARSGYPIPPGVLLQLRDEAPNLAGMKVSETPFDRFEPYLLKDLDVLVGPEALIVRGLERGAVGAVSALASAFPELVSRLVREPEPALGERVGELRAAIQRLPMPAALKEVLALRGVPITGDVRAPLRGLTDAERKEVAAFLDRVGSAG, from the coding sequence ATGAGCGGCCCGCTTCGGGGGACCATCGCCGCCGCGGTGACGCCGCTTGGTGACGGTGGAGCGCGGCTCGACCTGGATGGGTTCGACCGCTTGGTGGAGTTCCTGGTGGCCGGCGGCGTGGACGGCATCCTGGCACTCGGCACGACCGGTGAGGGAATCATGCTGTCGCCTGACGAGCGGCGGACGGCGGCCGAGCGGTTCCTGGCGGAATCGCGCGGCAGGCTGAGCGTGGCCGTCCACTGCGGGGCGCAGACCACCGCCGAGACGGTCGCGCTGGCCGCGCACGCCGCGGAACACGGTGCCGACGCCGTCGCCGTGATCGCCCCGCCCTACTACCCCTTCGACGACGCGGGCCTGCTGTCGCACTTCCGGGAGGCCGCCCGGGCCTGCCACCCGCTCCCCTTCTACGTCTACGTGTTCTCGGCGCGCAGCGGCTATCCCATCCCTCCCGGCGTGCTGCTCCAGCTGCGCGACGAGGCGCCGAACCTGGCCGGCATGAAGGTGTCCGAGACGCCGTTCGACCGGTTCGAGCCTTATCTGCTCAAGGACCTGGACGTGCTGGTGGGACCGGAGGCGCTGATCGTGCGGGGCCTGGAGCGCGGAGCCGTCGGTGCGGTGTCGGCGCTGGCCTCTGCGTTTCCGGAACTCGTGTCGCGACTGGTCCGGGAACCGGAGCCCGCGCTGGGCGAGCGGGTGGGCGAGCTGCGGGCGGCCATCCAGCGGCTGCCCATGCCGGCTGCGCTGAAGGAGGTCCTGGCGCTGCGCGGGGTGCCGATCACCGGCGACGTGCGGGCGCCCCTTCGGGGCTTGACGGACGCCGAGCGGAAGGAGGTGGCGGCCTTTCTGGATCGGGTGGGCTCCGCAGGGTAG
- a CDS encoding FAD-binding oxidoreductase has translation MRVRSDLPRSADLVIIGGGVVGAATAFFASRAGLRPLLIEARPALCTLTTPRATGAFRLQFDNREELEMVRESVQLFLEFREVTGQDAYDLGVRQQGYLWLTTSQDGAQRQRRLVQRQHGWGLMDVETLTGDEVRVRFPYVGTNVVQGRFRAGDGFLDTVALTLGLAEASGADIVLDTPVTGFRITGGRLEGVVSRNSAVATSHAVVACGPLSGIVAGVAGADLPIRTVRRQKLVMPDVPEVPQDAPMTIDEDTGTHWRPALLGAWLLCTDPDTQPSPPSWNVPADREFGFQILDPSSPAAAARIVPFWRDVWERGEPTWYVEAGQYTMTPDHRPLIGPTRIEGLYVNSGYSGHGIMGSPAGSRILVDVLTGRMRPQENPFRVDRQFVAREFDRL, from the coding sequence GTGAGGGTTCGATCGGACCTCCCGCGAAGCGCGGACCTGGTGATCATCGGCGGCGGGGTGGTGGGGGCGGCCACGGCGTTCTTCGCCTCACGGGCCGGTCTCCGCCCACTGCTCATCGAGGCACGCCCCGCGCTGTGCACCCTCACCACTCCCCGGGCCACCGGCGCGTTCCGGCTCCAGTTCGACAACCGGGAGGAGCTGGAAATGGTCCGGGAGTCGGTGCAGCTGTTCCTGGAGTTCCGGGAGGTCACCGGACAGGACGCCTACGACCTGGGGGTCCGCCAGCAGGGCTACCTGTGGCTGACCACCAGCCAGGACGGAGCGCAGCGCCAGCGCCGGCTGGTGCAGCGCCAGCACGGATGGGGACTGATGGACGTGGAGACCCTGACCGGCGACGAGGTTCGCGTGCGGTTTCCGTACGTGGGGACGAACGTGGTCCAAGGGCGATTCCGGGCCGGGGACGGGTTCCTGGACACGGTGGCCCTGACCCTGGGTCTGGCCGAGGCCTCCGGCGCCGACATCGTCCTGGACACTCCGGTGACCGGTTTCCGGATCACGGGAGGGAGGCTCGAAGGCGTGGTGAGCCGGAACAGCGCCGTGGCCACATCCCACGCCGTGGTCGCGTGCGGGCCGCTGTCCGGCATCGTCGCCGGCGTCGCCGGGGCCGACCTCCCGATCCGGACCGTGCGGCGCCAGAAGCTGGTGATGCCCGACGTCCCCGAGGTGCCGCAGGACGCGCCCATGACCATCGACGAGGACACGGGAACCCACTGGCGGCCCGCCCTGCTCGGCGCATGGTTGCTGTGCACGGATCCGGACACGCAGCCGTCACCGCCCAGCTGGAACGTGCCGGCCGACCGGGAGTTCGGCTTCCAGATCCTCGACCCGTCCAGCCCGGCGGCGGCGGCCCGCATCGTTCCGTTCTGGCGGGACGTGTGGGAACGTGGCGAGCCCACGTGGTACGTGGAGGCGGGCCAGTACACGATGACGCCGGACCACCGGCCCTTGATCGGGCCGACCAGGATCGAGGGGTTGTACGTGAACAGCGGCTACAGCGGCCACGGGATCATGGGCAGCCCCGCCGGCAGCCGGATCCTGGTCGACGTGCTCACCGGTCGGATGCGGCCGCAGGAGAACCCGTTCCGGGTGGACCGGCAGTTCGTGGCCCGGGAGTTCGACAGGCTATGA